The genomic interval ACGGGAAGAAGATCCCGGCGAAGTGGCGGCACGCCCGGCCCGCGGGGGCCGCCGACTTCGACGGTGACGGCAAGGACGAACTGGTCCTGAACTGGGGCGCGGACGCGAAGTTCGGCAGCTACGGCCAGGACCCCACACGCTGGTGGCTCACCGACGGCACGACGACCGCGAACAAGACGACGTTCACGACGACGGCCTTCGCCCCGCGCTCCTCGCAAGCCACGAGCACCTCATAGCGATCGGGCTCAGTCGGCCACCAGCCACTCCCCGTCCCGCATCAGGTCCCGCCCCTTCAGCTCGTTGGCCTCCCGCCAGGCCTGCACGCGCTGCGGCCGGATCCTGAAGTACAGGTAGGGCGTGGTCAGTCGGCGCGGGTCGAAGCCGGTCTTCGAGGCGAAGATCTCGGCGTCCTCCTCGGGCAGATCGGCCGGGGTCAGCATCACCACCGTGCCCTCGATCATCACGACGTCCCGGGTCGGCCCGATACCGAGCCGCGCGACGCCGGTCGAGGCCAGGTTGCGGCCGGTGGGGCTCGCGGCCGGGGTCGCGAACAACAGGGTCGTGCCGTCCCACACGAACGACAGCGGAACGAGATAGGGCGCTCCCCCGTCCTCACCGGCCGTGGCGACCCAGGCGTCCTCCTCGTGCTCAAGCCGACGGAGCGTGTCCTGCTTGCGCTGCTTCGCGGTGCGTGCGGGCTCGTGAGTCATGGCCTCAGTCTGCCGCTCAGCCCTCCGCCGCCGCACGGATCTCGTCGAGCCGCGCCGCCGCCGCACTCAGCAGCAGATCCAGGGCCGCCGGGTAGGAACTGTGCCGCATGGTGGCCACGAGATGCCGGGCCGTGGCCGCGATGTGCGGGTACGTGTCGGCGGGCAGCCGCGCGTACGTCGCCTGCCATACGGCCGCCTCCGCCTCGCGGGCCGGTTTCGGCAACGCCGTGTTCGCGGAGTCGAGGGCACCGAAGGCCAGGGCCTGGTCGACGTAGGCGTGGTAGATCCGCACCGCCTCGGCGTCGGGGAACCCGGCCCCGCGCAGCACCCCGAGGATCGCCTCCACGGCCTGGATCTCGTACACCCGCCCGGTCACCCGGTACGAACTCAGCACCGCCGCCCTCGGGTGCGCGAGTGCCCCGGCGTGCACGCGCAGGCCCAGTTCCCGCAGGTCGGCCCGCCAGTCGCCGCTGGGCCGCCAGGTGCGCAGCGTCCGGCCGATCAGCTCGTCCGCGACGGCGAGCATCAGCTCGTCGGTGTGCCGGAAATAGCGGTACAGGGAGCTGGGATCGGCGCCGAGGGCACGCCCGAGCCGGCGCACGGACAGCGCGTCGGCCCCGTGCTCCTCGATCAGTCTCAAGGCGGTCTCGACGATCAGTTCCTCGGACAGGACGACGCCCTGCTTGGTGGGGCGCCTGCGCTGCCGGGCGGCGGCCGGGACGACACGCTCGCTCATACGGCACCTCCTCGATGGTCTGTCCGGGTGTCCGCACCTTACGACAACACCGTTGACCTGTTAAGTGCGCGGGCAGTTTCATGTGCGTTCACCGGGGCCGTTCGGGCCCCCCGGTGCGAGCGGAGAGCACGCCATGATCGACACGCCACCCCCGTCGGGGCCCGCACTGCGAAAGTCCCTCGGTCTGCTGGACGGCGTCGCCATCGCCGCGTCCAGCACGGCCGCGACCACCAGCATCGGCATCGGTCTGGGCGTGACCGCCGGGGTGGTCGGGCTGCATCTGCCGGCCATCATGCTGCTCGCGTTCCTGCCGATCCTGGGCATCGCCGGCGCCTACTCCCGGCTGAACAAGGTCGAGCCGAACGCGGGCAACGGCTATGTGTGGGTGGGCCGTTCGCTCACTCCGTGGCTGGGCTTCCTGGTCGGCTGGGTGAACATCGTCGCGACGATCGCGTTCCTCGCCTACACCACGGCGGTCACCGGCTCGGCGATGATCCAACTCGCCGGAGAGGCAGGAATCCACGAGGCGGGCGGCCTCACCCTCGACCCGGGCTCGACGGCACAGACGACCGCCGTAGGCATCATGATCCTCGTCGCCGTCACCCTCACCGCCGTCACCGGCGTCCGCACCGCCGCCCGCCTCCAGACCGGCCTCCTGATCTTCGAGTACGTCGTCCTGCTCGGCTTCTGCGGCTACGGCATCGTCACCGGCCCGCACGCCTTCAGCCTCAGCTGGTTCGACCCGTTCGCGATCCCCTCGGCGTCGGCGCTCGCGCAGGGCCTGCTGCTGTCGGTGTTCTGCTACTGGGGCTTCGAGGCCGCGTTCACCGTGAACGAGGAGGTCCGCGACCCGCGCGACGCGTCCCGGGCCGGTCTGATCACCCTGGTGACGATGCTGGGCCTGTTCCTGCTCGGCTCGATCGCCTTCCAACGGGTGCTGTCCGAGGACGAGTTGGCGGGCCACGGCGCCCAGGGCCTGGCGTACTTCGGCGACCGCCTCGCCTCCCAACCCCTGGCAGCACTCCCCCTGGTGGCCCTGATGTTCTCGGCGGTCGCCTCACTCCAGGCCGGCGTCATCCCCACCGCCCGAGGGATGTTCGCGATGAGCCGCGACCGCACCCTCGGCCCGGTCTGGGGCAAGGTCAGCGCCCGCTACGGCACGCCGGCCCTCGGCACCTTGCTGATCGGCGCGCTGGCAACGGCAGTTGCGGCACTGTCACTCGTGATACCCCGCCTGGCCGACATGATCATGGCCACGGTGAACGCCGTAGGGATCGTCGTGGCGCTCTCCTACGCCCTGACCGCCCTCGCCGCCGCAGTCCGCTTCCGCGCTCTCCTCCGGGAGGACTGGCGGCAGGGCGTGCGCGCGGTCGTCCTGCCCACGCTGAGCGCCATGTCCCTGCTGGGACTGGGCGGTTACCTCTGCTGGTCCTTCTACACCTCCACCGATCACCTCGAAGTCAGCGCGGACAACGGCTGGTTCCTGCTGCTCACCCCGCTGGCCATGATCGCGTCCGGCTTCCTGGCCGCCGCGTGGGCCAAGTGGGTGCGCAGATCCCCGTACTTCCACTCGGGCCGAAGCACCGACGCCGACGCGCCGCAGCTCCTCGCCACCTCCTGACAACCCCGCAAGGATACGAACCATGCACGCAGACCTCCTCTTCACCAACGGCCCCGCCCTCACCCCCGAGGGCCGCACCGCGACCGCCGTGGCCGTCACCGGCGACCGGATCACCGCCGTGGGCGATGCCGAGGTGCACGATCTCGCCGGGCCGAACACCCAAGTCGTCGATCTCGCGGGGCGGTTGTTGTTGCCCGGGTTCCAGGACGCACATGTGCATCCGGTGCCGGCGGGGCTTGAGCTGACCCAGTGCGATCTGACGCGGGCCAAGACGGCGGAGGACACGGTCGCCGCCGTACGGGCCTACGCCGACGCGCATCCCGAGCGGGAGTGGATCACCGGGGGCGGGTGGTCGATGGAGGCGTTCGAGGGGGGTACGCCGACGAAGGAGCTGCTGGACTCGGTCGTGCCGGACCGGCCGGTGTATCTGCCCAACCGCGACCATCACGGCGCCTGGGTCAACAGCCGGGCCCTCCAACTCGCGGGCATCACACGGGACATGCCCGACCCGGTGGACGGAAGGATCGAGCGGGACGCGTCCGGCGAACCGGCCGGGACGCTCCAGGAAGGTGCGATGCAGTTGGTCGGCAGGCTCACGCCACCGGCCACACAGGGCGACCGACTCGCCGCGCTCCTGCACGCCCAACGGCATCTGCACGCGCTCGGCATCACGGCCTGGCAGGACGCGCTGGTCGGGGAGTTCCTGGGGATGGACGACCCCTCGGACGCGTATCTCGCCGCCGCCCGGGACGGTTCGCTCACCGCGCGGGTCGTCGGCGCGCTGTGGTGGGACCGGGAGCGCGGGGCCGAGCAGATCCCCGAACTGGTCGAGCGCCGGGCCGCGTTGACCCACGGCCGGTTCCGTGCGAGCAGCGTCAAGCTGATGCTGGACGGGGTCGCCGAGACCGGCACAGCCGCCCTGCTCGACCCGTACCTCGACAAGTGCGGCTGCGCGACGGCCAATCGGGGCACCAGCTTCATCGACCCGGAACAACTGCCCAAATACGTCACCGAGTTGGACGCGCTCGGCTTCCAGTGCCACTTCCACGCACTGGGCGACCGGGCCGTACGGGATGCGCTGGACGCGGTCGAGGCGGCACGTGACGCGAACGGGCCGAGTGACACCCGGCCGCATCTCGCGCACCTTCAGGTGGTGCACCCGGACGACGTGGCGCGGTTCGTGCGCCTCGGCGCGGTGGCGAACATCCAGCCATTGTGGGCCGCGCACGAACCGCAGATGGACGAGCTGACGATTCCGTTCCTCGGGCCCCAACGGGCCTTGTGGCAGTACCCGTTCGGGGCGCTGCTGCGTTCCGGGGCCACGCTCGCGGCGGGCAGCGACTGGCCGGTGAGCAGTCCCGACCCGCTCCAGGGCATCCATGTCGCGGTCAACCGGGTCGAACCCGGGGGCACGGGACCGGTGTTCCTGCCGGGCGAGCGACTCGACCTCGCGGCGGCGGTCACGGCGTACACCTCGGGTTCGGCGTACGCGAACCATCTGGATGAGACCGGCCGCATCGCGGCGGGGGCGTTGGCGGATCTGGTGGTCCTGGACCGCGATCCGTTCGCCGCTCCGCCGGAAGAGATCGGGGAGACGCAGGTAGCGCTTACCTACGTCGGAGGGACGGGAGTGTACGCAGCTCAGGAGGCATGAGCAGTAACGGGGATCACGATCGGGGCACGGTGTAGATCATCTAGGCTCTGGGCAGCCTCGTAACCGCCGCTTCTGGGTCCAACTTTCGCACCACGAAGCGCAGTTCGAGGGCGCGGGCGGTCGAACGGACCGCCCGCTCGCAGTGGGGGGACTCCGTGTTCCGTCTCCCGAAAGGAAAGCGCATGCCTCAGGACGTCACCTTCGACCTCCCCTTCGACACCCCCGTCAGCGACCATCTGGAGTACGCCCGGGCCCGCCATCTGCGCTGGATCTGGGACATGGGCCTGGTGCGCAGCCAGGCCGGGTTCGAGGAGTACCGGTCGTGGGATCTCCCGCAGGCCGCGGCCCGCACCTATCCGCACGCGTCGGCCGCGGACATGGTCGTCCTGATGAACTGGTTCTCCCTGGCCTTCCTCTTCGACGACCAGTTCGACGCGAGCCAACCGGACCGCGCCGACCGAATACTGGAAGTGGCGCGGGAGTTGATCGTCACGCCCCTGCGTCCGGCGGGCAGCAGGCCCCGGGTGGTCTGCCCGATCACCGTGGCCTGGGCGCAGGTCTGGGACCACCTTTCGGATGGCATGTCCCTGACCTGGCGGACTCGGTTCGCCGCGTCCTGGGGCCGGTTCCTGGTGGCGCACTGCGAGGAGGTCGACCTGGCGGCCCGGGGCATCGCGGGCACGCTGGACCTGGACGAGTACACGGAGTTCCGGCGCCGCACGGTCGGCATCCACCACAGCATCGACGCCGGCGAACGCAGCCGGGGCTTCGAGGTCCCGGCCCAGGTGCAGGCCCACCCGCTGATGGAACGCATGCGTGACCTCGCCGCCGACACCATCGGCTTCATGAACGACATCCACTCCTTCGAACGCGAACGCCGCCGAGGCGACGGCCACAACCTCATAGCCGTACTCCACCGGGACCGCGGCCTGTCCTGGGAAGCGGCGGCCGAGGAGGCCTACCGCATGACAACCGCCTGCCTCACCGAGTACCTCGGCCTGGAGGCCCAAGTCCCCCAGATGTGCGACGAGTTGGCCCTCAACGACGACGAACGCGCCCGGGTACAGCAGGGCGTTGAGGCCATCCAGCACTGGATCAACGGCAACTACGAATGGGCGCTGGTGTCGGGCAGGTACACGGCAGCGAAAGAGGGCCCAGCGGTAAAGGGCTCGGTGGACGACCTGCTGGCAGTGTGAGACGGGGCGACCTGCCCGGCCAAGGGCTCTTGTTGGTCGTCTGATCCGAGGGGCGCGCTGCCTGACCAAGGGCTTGGGCAGCGCGCCTGTCTTTTAGGGGCGCTGGGAACTGCGCGACCAGCCCCCACGCGCCCGCAGACGAAAAACAACCGACTCACACGGCAAACTCAACCGGCAGCCGATCCAATCGCGACTCCCACGTAGACGCCGTAGAAGTCAGTTCCTCCACCGCCACCCCCAACCGCAACCCCGGCAACCGATGCAGCAACACATCCACCCCCACCTCAAGAATCGCCTGCCCAATACTCTGCCCCGGACACTCGTGCGGCCCCGAACTGAACGCCAGATGCGACTGGTTCCCCTGCATGGAAGCCCCCGCATCAGGCCGAACCTCCGGGTCACCATTCCCGGCGGTAAGCCCAAGGACGAGCAGATCCCCCTCCCCGATCCGATGCCCCCCGAGCTCAAGATCCGCCGTAGCGAACCGCCCCGGCAATACGGCGAGCGGCGGGGTGTCCCACATGACTTCCTCGACAACGGCCGAGACGGTCAACTGCCCACTGACCAGCCCGGAAAGCCGAGACGCGTCCGTCAGGATCCGCTGCAACACCCGAGCCAACAAGTTGCTGGTAGTCGTGTGCGCGGCGATCAGCACCAGCCGCAGATGCATCACGACCTCTTCCGCATCGAGCCCAGCCGGATGCTGAAGAAGCGCGGTGGTGAAGTCGGAACCCGGCTCGGCCCGCTTACGCTCGGCGAGTTCACCGAGGATCTCGATGATGCGGTCGTTGTGCAGCAGGGCGTCCTCCCCGCCCTTGAGGACCTGCGCACTGGACTCGACAAGCCGGTTCCCGTCCCCCGCGGGAAGCCCCAGAATCCGGGTGAGGACAAGCATCGGCAGATACTCGGCATAGTCCGCCACCAGATCAGCCCGACCGGCGTCCGCGAACGCGTCGATCTGCTTGTTGGCGAAGTAGGTTGCGTGCCGCCGGACACCCCGCCCGGCCGCGGCCAACAGCCCGTCGGTCACCGCACCCCGCAGCCGACGGTGAGGTTCCCCGTCCTGCGAGACACAGTCCGGCCGCCACCCCACCATCGGCATGATCGGCGAGGTCTCCGCGACCCGCCCCTCCCGCCAGTCCCGCCAGATCCGCGCGTCCCGGGAGAACTGCCGGGGGCTGTCCAGCACCCGCCGGTTGTCCCGGTACCCGAGCACCAGCCAGGCCGGCACGTCCCCTTCGAGCAACACCGGTGCCACAGAGCCGTGTTGCTCGCGCAGCCGCTCGTAGATGCCCCGTGGATCGGTCGCCGCGTCCGGCCCGTACAACCGGGTGAGGTCGTCACCCGAGTCATGGGCGACGGGGCAGCCGCGCGGGGCATCGGGGCCGTCTAAGGTCTGGTCGGTCATCGGGGCTCCAGTGCGACGACGGCCGAGCGGTCCTTCAAGTGCCGTATCAGCGCGACCAGTACGTCACGGCTGGAGTGGCGGTCGCGGGCGTCGCAGGCCACGACGGGGATGTCCGGGGAGATGTCGAGGGCGTCCCGTATCTCGTCGACCGGGTGCTCCGGGGAGTCGGGGAAGACGTTCAGCGCGATGACGAACGGGACGTCCTGCCGTTCCATCTCCTCGATCGCCCGGAAACTGGAGGCGAGGCGACGCGTGTCGACGAGGACGACCGCGCCGAGCGCGCCCTTGAACAGGCCGTTCCACAGGAACCAGAACCGCTCCTGGCCCGGGGTCCCGAACAGGTAGAGGACCAGTTCGTCGTTGATGCCGATCTTGCCGAAGTCGAGACTGACGGTGGTCTCCGTCTTGTCGGTCACCCCGATGAGGTGGTCGACGCCGGCGCTCGCCTGGGTGAGGGTCTCCTCGGTGGTGAGCGGCTTGATGTCACTGACCGAGCGGACCATCGTGGTCTTCCCGGTACCGAAACCGCCGGCGATCATCACCTTCACCGAGCGGGTGACGCCTTTTTCGACGCTTGCCTCCAGGGCGCCGAAGCCGGGTTCGAGAGGCCGATCGTGCTCAGCCCTTCGGGCCTCCGCGCGTTCGTCCTCTCGACCCCGACGCGCCCTTTCGGCGCCGGCCGGGGAACCGGGATGGTCAAAGCCTTTGAAGTCCACTGAGTACCTCCTCAAGGAGCGCGAGGTCGGGCCCGCGACCGGCGTCGTGCGCCGGGATGGGGTCACGGGCTTCGACGCGGTCTGCCTCCAGCAGATCCGCCAGCAGCACCGCGAGAATGTTGAAGGGCAGTCCGAGGTGGGCGCCGAGTTCGGCCACCGACAGCGGCTCGCGGCAGCGCCGGAGGATCTCCTCGTGCTCGTGCTGCATGCCCGGTACAGGTGCGGCGCGGGAGACGATGAGGGTCGCCACGTCGAGGCTCGACGCCGAACCGCCCGGTCCGCTGCGCCCTCCGGTGAGGACGTAGTAACGCTCCAGACCGGAGGGGTCGATTGGCCGGCGGGGAGCACTCATCCAGAGTGCTCCTCCAGGCGCGCGGTGGTGCCGAGGAGTTCACCCATCCTGCGGGCCAGGTCCCGCATCTGGTGTCCGAGCAGGCCCTGGTCGAGGCCCTCCCGGGCCAGTACGCCGAGATACGTCTCCACACCCGCGCGGACGACGAAGAGGTGACCGCCGTCGACCTCGATCATCGCCAGCCGCAACTGCCCCGCGTACTTGGGGAACTGCTCGGCGACCGGCTGGGCCAGCGCCTGCAGGCCGGCCACCACGGCCGCGAAGCGGTCCACGTCGTCGGGGTCCTCCGCGCCGAAGGAGGTGATCGCCTTGCCGTCGCTGGAGGCCACGAGGGCGAAGCGGATCTCCGGGATGCTCTCCACCAGATCGCGGAGCGCCCAGCTCACGTCGGTTCCCTGTTGCGTCATGTGGACTCGTCGCTCTCTTCAGTGCTGTGCTCGGTGAACTCGCGGCCTGCGGACGCCGGTTCCTCCTCCGGGGCCTCCCGTCCGGCCGTGGCGAAGGCCGCCAGGCCGGTGAAGGAGGCGTCGGGCGGTACGGCGGAGACGGCCATCTCCCCGGTCCGCCCGGCCGGTTGGGGCCGCGCCGTCTCGCCACGCTTGCTACGGCGCCTGGGCAGCCCGCCGGGTGTGGTGTCCTCCGCCTCGACGGTCTCCGCCGGAGCCTCGGTGACGGCGGTGCCGCGGCTCGCCGCCGCGGTCGCGGCCGTCGCGGCGGCCTGGAACGAGGGGGTGCCGGTGACGGCGGACGCGGGCAGCTGGCTGAAGTACTTGTGCGGGACCACGACGACCACCGAGGTGCCGAGCCAGGGCGAGTCCGCGAAGGTGACGCGGATGCCGTAGCGGCGGGCGAGGGTGCCGACGACCCGCAGGCCGATGCTGGCGTCCTCGGAGACACCGCCGAGTCCGGGGCCCGCGCCGGTGCCGGCGAGGGCGTGCTCGGCCTCGCGCTTGGACTCCTCGCTCAGGCCCTTGCCGGAGTCCTGGATCTCGATGCCGACGCCGTTCGGCACCTCCTTCCCGGAGACGATGACCGGCTCGGTGGGCGGCGAGTAGCGGGCCGCGTTGTCCAGCAGGTGGGCGAAGATCAGCGTGAGGTGGTCCACCAGACCGCCGTCGACGCCGAGTTCGGGCAGATGGCGGACGTCGACGCGGTGGAAGTCCTTGATGCGGCCGATGCCGCCGCGCACCACGCTGAGCAGGCGCTGCGGTTCCTGCCACTGCCGGCCGGGCCGGTCCGAGCCGCCGAGCACACCGACGCTCGCGGCGAGACAGTCGGCCGGGCCGATCTCCTGGTCCAGCTCCATCAGACCGCGGGCGACGGCGGGCAACCGCCCGTGCTCGCCCTGTAGTTCGTGCAGTCGGCCGCGGAGCTTGCTGGTCAGTACGTGGATGCGGTTGCCGATGCTGATGACGGCCTGCTCGGCGGCGGTGGAGCGGTTGAACTCCTCCTCGACGCCGATGAGCGAGATCCGCAGCACCTTGCGCAGTTCGGACTGGAGCTCGGCGCTGACCTTCGCGCACTGGCTGGTGACCGGCAGCAGGTCGTCGATGGCGTCACCCGCGCGCAACTGCTTGAGCGCCTCGGGGAGTTGCTCGTCGGCGAGGCGGGCCACGGCGGAGAGCTGGTGGGCCAGCTGCTCCTGCCAGACCTCGGCCTGGTCGGCGAGCTGCGCCTCGTAGGACGTGGCCTGCCCGGTCAGCCGCTCCTCGTACGCCCGCGCCTGCTCGGCGAGTTGGGCCTCGTAGGCGCCTGAGCTGTCGGCGAGCCGGGTCTCGTAGGCACCCGAGTGCTCGGTCAGCTGCGTCTCCAGCGCGGCGCGCTCGGCGTTGAACTTCCGCTCCAGGCCCGCCACATGCTGCTGCCACTGCTGGGAGTGCTCGGCCTGCACGGTGCGGAAACCGCTTTCGGAACGGCGCAGTTGAGCCTGCGTACGGATGAGCAGTCGCACGCACACGGCACTGGCCACCGTGGCCGCCGCTCCGGCCGCCGTCGCGGCTATTCGCTCCGAGCTCATGAACGTGGCGGCGACGGTCCCACCTCCTAAGGCCAGCGGCATCAGCCACCAGCTGTACCAGGCGACAGGTGCCCGCGCCGCCGGTGGCGGAGTGGCGAGTTCCATCTGCATCCTTCGAAGCGACACGAACGTACAGGGGGGTGTGCGAGGACAGACCGCACTCAGGAGGACGCACCACGAGCCGACCGGTCACGATCACGTCAACTCGCTGCGCCGCAGGGGAGCTTATCGGGTTTGAACGGTAAAAGATCAACCTCAAGGCGGTGCGGAAGTGAGGGTTCCGTCACTCTCCGAGAAGTCTGAACATGGACATGTGTCCAGTTATAGTAGACACCTGTCCAAGTTGACGAGGAGTCGATCGATCATGGAAACGCTCGCGAACGTGCTGGTCGGACTGGTGGCCGCGCTGCATCTGTACATCCTGGTGCTCGAAATGTTCCTGTGGGAGAAGAAGCCCGGGCGCGGTCTGCACGGCTTCGACCCCGAGATGGCCAGAGCCACCGCACCGCTCGCCGCGAACCAGGGGCTGTACAACGGCTTCCTCGCCGCGGGTCTCGTCTGGGGCCTGATCGCCGCCGACCCGACCGGCTTCCGCGCCCAGGTGTTCTTCCTCGGCTGCGTCGTGATCGCGGGCGTCTACGGCACGGTGACGGCGAACCGGCGCATCCTGTTCGCCCAGGCGCTGCCCGGCGCGGTGGCCCTGGCCGCCGTCCTGATCGCCCGGTGAGCCGCGCCGAGCCCGAGGACCGGCGGGCCGCCCGCACCCGGGCACGCCTGCGCCAGGCACTCCTCGACGAGTGCGCCGAACACCCCCTGGAGGAGGTCGGTGTCGCCGCCCTGGCACGCCGCGCGGGGGTCGGCCGGGCGACCTTCTACGTCCACTACGACGGCCTGGAAGCGCTTGCCGTCGATGCCTGCGCGGACGTCGTACGGGAGGCCGTGGAGGCGCTGCACGCGTGGCGCGGACGGCCCGACCCGGTGCACGCGCCGCCCGCGCTGCCGGAGTTCTTCGCCGGCCTGCTCCCCCACGCGGCCCTGTACCGCGCCCTGTTGAGCCCGGGCGGCGGCGGCCCGCTCGGCCGGGTCCTGCACCGGGACCTGCGCGCCTACAGCCTCCGTGAGCGCGAACTCGCGGGCGCGGCGGACGCCCCCCTGGTCGCCTCGGCCGTCGCCGGGACCTTCGGCGGGGTCCTCGCCGACTGGCTGCACGGGCTGTTGGAGGGCACGGCGGAGGAAATCGCCGACCAGGTATGGCAGTTGCTGGTCGCCCTGCACATGAGCCGGTGACGGACGCTCAGAGGCAGCCCTCGCCCGCCTTGACCGCGGGCCAGGCCTCCACGCCGTCCGGTGTGCGCACGTACGCCTTCGACGCGTCGGCGGTGAGCCACAACTGCCAGTCGCGGTACCGGTATCCGGTGTCGTGGGCACTCGCCGGCATGCGGACGTCACCGTCGTAGGGGGCGGTGAGCATCTGGGACGGGAGCACTTTGTCCGGATCGCGGGCGTACAGCCTGCCCTTCGCGCCTTCGCCGGTCTGGAGGAAGTGCGCCTTCTGCCAGTCGCAGTGCGCGGCACCGACCGAGCTGCTCACGACCGTGGTCGCCACCCGCTTCCCGTCCTTGCCGGTCCAGATCTCGTATCCGTGCGCCTTGGTGAAACTCTCCGGGAGTTCGGCAGGGTCGCAGGAGGCGCTGGTCTCCGGGCCCCAACCCGGCCTGTTCTTGCGGTCCTTGGCGACGACGACGGCCACCTTCGTCCGGCCGTCGACGTCGTAGGAGAACAGGACGCGGCCGTCCGCCTTGCGCTCGACGCGGTAGCCGGTGCGCGGGACGTCCGGCTGCTGCATGTCGAAGTACGCCCGTAGGCCGCCCTCGGGGGTCGTGCCGCCGTCGCCCTTGCTCCACGCGTCGGCGCCCCCGCCCTCGTACATCGCACTGTCGCACTCCAGCGCCCGGCCCGCGGCACCCGACTTGTCGGAGCCGGTTGCCAGTACGTACAGCGGTCCGGCGTAGGGCGTGGCAGGCGCTGTGCCCGCGACCACGACGTCCTTCCCGTGCCCCGTGCCGCATCCCACCGCCGTCACGGCCACCAGTACGGCGACCCCCGCGAGTCCTCTGCGCATGCCCTGCCCCCTCATGTCGTGTTCCTACGACGCACGGGCGAGCCGAAACGTTGGGGTTCAGCGGGCTTCTTGGAACGTACGCCGGTACGCCTGCGGGGAGACCCCGATCGCCGCGTGCAGATGCTGTCGCAGGGACGCGCCCGTGGCGAAGCCGACGCGGCCGGCGATCTGGTCGACCGACAGGTCGCTGGCCTCCAGGAGGTCGCGGGCGCGGGCGACCCGCTGCTGGATCAGCCAGCGGCCGGGGCTGAGGCCCACCTCGTCGTTGAAGCGGCGGGCGAAGGTGCGCAGGCTCATGCCGGCGTGCCGGGCGAGGTCGGTCAGGGCGAGGGGCTCGTCGAGGCGGGTGAGGGCCCAGTCGCGGGTGGCGGCCGTGCTGGTGACCCCGCAGTCGGGCACCGGCTGCTGGATGTACTGGGCCTGGCCGCCGTCGCGGAACGGCGGGACGACGCAGCTGCGGGCGACCTTGTTGGCGAGTTCGCTGCCATGGTCGGTGCGCACGATGTGCAGGCAGATGTCGACCCCTGAGGCCGCGCCCGCGGAGGTG from Streptomyces sp. NBC_01288 carries:
- a CDS encoding roadblock/LC7 domain-containing protein → MTQQGTDVSWALRDLVESIPEIRFALVASSDGKAITSFGAEDPDDVDRFAAVVAGLQALAQPVAEQFPKYAGQLRLAMIEVDGGHLFVVRAGVETYLGVLAREGLDQGLLGHQMRDLARRMGELLGTTARLEEHSG
- a CDS encoding ATP-binding protein, producing the protein MELATPPPAARAPVAWYSWWLMPLALGGGTVAATFMSSERIAATAAGAAATVASAVCVRLLIRTQAQLRRSESGFRTVQAEHSQQWQQHVAGLERKFNAERAALETQLTEHSGAYETRLADSSGAYEAQLAEQARAYEERLTGQATSYEAQLADQAEVWQEQLAHQLSAVARLADEQLPEALKQLRAGDAIDDLLPVTSQCAKVSAELQSELRKVLRISLIGVEEEFNRSTAAEQAVISIGNRIHVLTSKLRGRLHELQGEHGRLPAVARGLMELDQEIGPADCLAASVGVLGGSDRPGRQWQEPQRLLSVVRGGIGRIKDFHRVDVRHLPELGVDGGLVDHLTLIFAHLLDNAARYSPPTEPVIVSGKEVPNGVGIEIQDSGKGLSEESKREAEHALAGTGAGPGLGGVSEDASIGLRVVGTLARRYGIRVTFADSPWLGTSVVVVVPHKYFSQLPASAVTGTPSFQAAATAATAAASRGTAVTEAPAETVEAEDTTPGGLPRRRSKRGETARPQPAGRTGEMAVSAVPPDASFTGLAAFATAGREAPEEEPASAGREFTEHSTEESDEST
- a CDS encoding DUF1304 domain-containing protein — encoded protein: METLANVLVGLVAALHLYILVLEMFLWEKKPGRGLHGFDPEMARATAPLAANQGLYNGFLAAGLVWGLIAADPTGFRAQVFFLGCVVIAGVYGTVTANRRILFAQALPGAVALAAVLIAR
- a CDS encoding TetR/AcrR family transcriptional regulator, with the protein product MSRAEPEDRRAARTRARLRQALLDECAEHPLEEVGVAALARRAGVGRATFYVHYDGLEALAVDACADVVREAVEALHAWRGRPDPVHAPPALPEFFAGLLPHAALYRALLSPGGGGPLGRVLHRDLRAYSLRERELAGAADAPLVASAVAGTFGGVLADWLHGLLEGTAEEIADQVWQLLVALHMSR
- a CDS encoding GlxA family transcriptional regulator gives rise to the protein MQHVERVVVLALDGVYPFELGIPSRIFGAADGHYEVLTCTVDGRPVRTNADFSVAVEHGPEILETADTVVVASMATPRIPTGLPTEIAAALARIRPDARIVSICTAAFVLAAAGLLDGRRATTHWQVVDRFRALYPQVDLDPDVLFVHDGRMLTSAGAASGVDICLHIVRTDHGSELANKVARSCVVPPFRDGGQAQYIQQPVPDCGVTSTAATRDWALTRLDEPLALTDLARHAGMSLRTFARRFNDEVGLSPGRWLIQQRVARARDLLEASDLSVDQIAGRVGFATGASLRQHLHAAIGVSPQAYRRTFQEAR